Proteins found in one Thalassomonas actiniarum genomic segment:
- a CDS encoding DUF6064 family protein: MLEQLFLYLSDFLMFMPESYSRLITHYNQAVWPLPLFTLLLGAVNLVLIKSRYLHRNRLVNLSLACHWLWVGLVFHYHYFSTINWAAPAFALLFSLQAALLFFWGVIKNKIHYQAPFTPVGYAGLFIYLFVLLLYPALTAYWHQGRQSADYYGVGADATCLATLGLLLMTNSRSRYYLLLPLLWCLLSAAMAWMMAFKQSLLLAGMPLLVGLLKVFPAIVYRVKNAAKHK; encoded by the coding sequence ATGCTTGAACAGCTGTTTTTGTATTTATCTGACTTTTTGATGTTTATGCCAGAAAGCTATTCACGCCTGATAACTCACTACAACCAGGCAGTCTGGCCGTTACCTCTGTTCACCTTATTGCTCGGCGCCGTCAACCTGGTACTGATAAAATCACGCTACCTGCACCGAAATCGCCTGGTTAACCTCAGCCTGGCATGTCACTGGTTATGGGTGGGTTTAGTTTTTCACTACCACTACTTCAGCACGATCAATTGGGCGGCGCCGGCTTTTGCCCTGCTTTTTAGCTTGCAGGCTGCCCTGCTGTTTTTTTGGGGCGTCATTAAGAATAAAATTCACTATCAAGCCCCGTTCACTCCTGTAGGTTATGCCGGGCTGTTTATTTACCTGTTTGTTTTATTGCTTTACCCCGCCCTCACCGCCTATTGGCATCAGGGCCGGCAAAGCGCCGACTATTACGGTGTCGGCGCCGATGCCACTTGCCTGGCAACCCTGGGGCTGTTGTTGATGACAAACAGCCGCAGCCGCTATTACCTGCTCTTACCCTTGCTCTGGTGTCTGCTCAGCGCCGCTATGGCCTGGATGATGGCATTCAAACAAAGCTTGCTGCTGGCAGGCATGCCTTTGCTGGTAGGCCTTCTCAAGGTTTTTCCCGCTATCGTTTACCGCGTAAAAAACGCCGCCAAACATAAATAA
- a CDS encoding DUF6279 family lipoprotein gives MKKRLFVFLFVIPLALSGCSTQFVYNNIDWLIHWYLDDYVDLTKSQKKRFDGKMQLWLSWHKNTELASYQAQLTELKRAISEEVLTPRLWLHHSQLAREHWFRFRNTLSPDLLELAMELSNEQIEELFAALEQKTQAWQQERAGKSHEALSRLRAKELTDRIKPWTGKLNQAQKQLIADYSRQHISSFQSFIQYRRNWQARAKALLLDRESQDFKPLFLQLLTEPERFRPPELTRTWAVNRQLRAQLMSDLHASLTVKQKRRLNHKLTDLIEDLTELQEE, from the coding sequence ATGAAAAAGCGGCTGTTTGTTTTTTTATTCGTCATTCCTTTAGCGCTGAGCGGCTGTTCAACCCAGTTTGTTTATAACAATATCGACTGGCTGATCCACTGGTACCTGGACGATTATGTCGACTTAACCAAAAGCCAGAAAAAACGCTTCGACGGCAAAATGCAGCTATGGCTCAGCTGGCATAAAAATACCGAATTAGCCAGTTATCAGGCCCAGTTAACAGAGCTAAAGCGTGCTATCAGCGAAGAAGTGCTGACGCCCCGGCTATGGTTACATCACAGTCAGCTGGCAAGAGAGCACTGGTTCCGTTTTAGAAACACCTTAAGCCCGGACCTGCTGGAGCTGGCGATGGAGCTTAGCAATGAACAAATCGAGGAGCTTTTTGCTGCCCTGGAGCAGAAGACGCAAGCATGGCAGCAAGAAAGGGCCGGCAAGAGCCATGAAGCCTTAAGCAGACTCAGGGCGAAAGAATTAACAGACAGAATCAAACCCTGGACCGGCAAACTCAACCAGGCGCAAAAACAACTCATTGCCGACTATAGCCGGCAACACATATCAAGTTTCCAGTCTTTTATCCAGTACCGTCGCAACTGGCAGGCCCGGGCCAAAGCCTTACTGCTTGACCGGGAAAGCCAGGATTTCAAACCGTTATTTTTACAATTATTAACTGAACCTGAGCGCTTCAGGCCCCCGGAGCTTACCCGGACCTGGGCCGTCAACCGCCAACTCAGGGCACAGCTGATGTCAGACTTGCACGCGAGCTTAACCGTAAAACAAAAAAGGCGCCTCAACCATAAACTTACTGATCTGATTGAAGATCTGACAGAACTGCAGGAAGAATAA
- a CDS encoding DUF3545 family protein has protein sequence MKFNNWEEFDDIYGDESLTEQKKNNKTRKRKWREIEAIKEKQRLRRELAEFYHEAL, from the coding sequence ATGAAATTCAATAACTGGGAAGAGTTCGACGATATTTACGGTGATGAATCGTTAACTGAGCAGAAGAAAAATAATAAAACCCGCAAAAGGAAATGGCGTGAGATTGAAGCGATAAAGGAAAAACAGCGCTTGCGCAGGGAGTTGGCGGAATTCTATCACGAAGCTTTATAG
- a CDS encoding methyl-accepting chemotaxis protein encodes MSIIKPKTINGQVIVILILAGLCSSLILGYLNIHNSRVMAIEEVSGKAKELIDRAAQMFIVSTVRFNDEYLAAADEAARQAIKSDWQRTISAVDRAVTHDFGDKHSRVRLFTDAKLLKVAPQGQENTQARGEFEHKTLRTFYSGSRDAVTDISDRYYRFAVPLTSDMHPGCANCHGIPTEKSLLIGALGVSIPLKEYLATASKNGYLSTFYFILLLVLSFTITFVLLKLKVSAPLSQLNLGTRDIIEGLARNKANLATRFDDKQAGEIGILAANFNDLMQILANIMQELSLGSQTLISASGQTATIAEQTKQNTHERLLNLTSVVTALSQLHQSSEEVAAGASDTATASVSANDAVLQGQVKVENTLSAIKALEQNISQTGLAITRLHQRTDTIGNIVTTIDGIAEQTNLLALNAAIEAARAGDQGKGFAVVADEVRSLAQRTQAATKEINQLVNDLQNDSGQAAAAMSQSSKRANESVDYAVEAEHFLTTITASMANICDMNNQIAAAAEQQNMTLADIKCHLDAVEKDARKTLSGTEATVQQSNKLIALSEHLTALVNHSDS; translated from the coding sequence ATGAGTATCATCAAGCCAAAAACCATTAACGGCCAGGTCATCGTCATCTTGATTTTAGCCGGTTTATGCTCCAGCCTGATCCTTGGCTACCTCAATATCCATAACAGCAGGGTCATGGCAATAGAGGAAGTCTCCGGTAAAGCCAAAGAGTTGATCGACAGAGCCGCGCAAATGTTTATCGTTTCCACGGTGCGCTTTAATGACGAATACCTGGCAGCCGCCGACGAAGCTGCCAGGCAAGCGATCAAAAGCGACTGGCAGCGCACCATCAGCGCGGTAGACCGGGCGGTTACCCATGACTTTGGCGACAAACACAGCCGGGTGCGCTTATTTACCGATGCCAAGCTGCTTAAGGTAGCGCCCCAGGGACAGGAAAATACCCAGGCGCGGGGAGAATTTGAACACAAAACCCTGCGGACATTTTATAGCGGCTCCCGCGATGCCGTTACCGATATATCCGACCGCTATTACCGCTTTGCCGTGCCCCTGACCAGCGATATGCACCCGGGATGTGCCAATTGCCATGGCATCCCCACTGAAAAAAGCCTGCTTATCGGCGCCCTGGGGGTAAGCATTCCCCTAAAAGAGTATCTGGCAACGGCATCAAAAAACGGTTATTTATCGACCTTTTACTTTATCCTGCTGCTGGTACTCTCTTTTACCATTACCTTTGTCTTACTCAAACTTAAGGTCTCGGCGCCGTTAAGCCAGCTGAACCTGGGTACCCGGGACATCATCGAAGGCTTAGCCCGCAACAAGGCAAACTTAGCCACCCGCTTTGATGATAAACAGGCGGGAGAAATCGGCATTTTGGCGGCTAACTTTAATGATCTGATGCAGATATTAGCCAATATCATGCAGGAACTGTCACTAGGCTCACAAACCTTAATATCCGCTTCCGGGCAAACCGCAACCATAGCCGAACAGACCAAACAAAACACCCATGAAAGGCTGCTCAACCTTACCAGCGTGGTCACGGCACTGTCGCAACTACATCAAAGCAGTGAAGAGGTCGCCGCTGGCGCCTCCGATACCGCAACGGCCTCGGTCAGCGCCAACGATGCCGTATTGCAGGGACAGGTAAAAGTCGAAAATACCCTGAGTGCCATCAAGGCGCTTGAGCAAAATATCAGCCAAACCGGCCTTGCCATCACCCGGCTGCACCAGAGAACCGATACCATAGGCAATATTGTCACCACCATAGACGGCATCGCCGAGCAGACCAATTTATTGGCCCTTAATGCCGCCATAGAGGCCGCCCGCGCCGGTGACCAGGGTAAAGGGTTTGCCGTGGTGGCCGACGAGGTGCGCTCCCTGGCACAGCGCACCCAGGCGGCAACCAAAGAAATCAATCAGCTGGTAAACGACTTACAAAACGACTCCGGCCAGGCAGCGGCGGCGATGAGCCAAAGCAGCAAACGGGCAAATGAGTCGGTCGATTACGCCGTCGAAGCCGAGCACTTCTTAACCACCATCACTGCCAGCATGGCCAATATCTGCGATATGAACAACCAAATTGCCGCAGCGGCTGAACAGCAAAATATGACCCTGGCAGATATAAAGTGCCACCTCGACGCCGTTGAAAAAGATGCCCGGAAAACCCTGAGCGGCACAGAGGCCACGGTGCAACAAAGCAATAAACTTATCGCCTTATCCGAGCATTTAACCGCTTTGGTCAACCATAGCGACAGTTAA
- a CDS encoding tRNA-(ms[2]io[6]A)-hydroxylase, with translation MFELKYHTPFSWTEAVLADFDAFLQDHAAAEKKASGMAMSMLSHYPDRRNLVKAMTDLALEEMIHFKQVVKILLARDVDLADDKKDTYVKEIRKVFRNGREVFLMDRLLVAAVIEARGHERFSLVAEALPEGKEKDFYVTIAKSEEKHKNLFVELAYEYFDKAEVDLRLEEILVEEARICEKLPFRAALH, from the coding sequence ATGTTTGAATTAAAATATCATACCCCTTTTTCCTGGACCGAGGCCGTATTGGCGGATTTTGATGCCTTCTTGCAGGATCACGCCGCCGCCGAGAAAAAAGCTTCGGGTATGGCCATGTCTATGCTTTCCCATTATCCCGACAGAAGAAACCTGGTGAAGGCGATGACAGATCTGGCATTAGAAGAAATGATCCATTTTAAACAAGTGGTGAAAATCCTGCTGGCAAGAGATGTTGATTTGGCAGATGATAAAAAAGACACTTATGTCAAAGAGATACGTAAGGTTTTTCGCAATGGCCGCGAAGTTTTCCTGATGGATCGTTTATTGGTGGCCGCGGTGATCGAAGCCCGGGGACATGAGCGTTTTTCTTTGGTGGCTGAAGCCCTGCCCGAAGGCAAAGAAAAAGATTTTTATGTCACCATTGCCAAGTCAGAAGAGAAGCATAAAAACTTATTTGTAGAACTTGCCTACGAATATTTTGACAAGGCGGAAGTTGACCTTCGACTGGAAGAAATTTTAGTGGAAGAAGCCAGGATTTGTGAAAAACTGCCTTTTAGGGCGGCATTGCATTAA
- a CDS encoding aldo/keto reductase, translated as MMIKQNRRDFIKLSAASLATGICLSPLSLLSAKPLPADKSRLFTKVIPATGEKLPAIGMGSWMTFNVGQDQGARQNCQQILRAFFNGGGTLIDSSPMYGSSEEVIGYCLEQLNRQNKHFSATKVWTPFQSSGVRQIHDSQQLWGVDKIDLMQVHNLLSWEKHLESLEQLKQEGQIKYIGITTSHGRRHEQMEKIMQTRELDFIQLTYNVLDREAESRLLPLAREKGIAVIANRPFQRKALFHRVQGKTLPASAQAIDCHHWAQYFLKFIISHPDISCAIPATSQVAHMQENMAALRGAMPDEKFRAKMLNDIQGI; from the coding sequence ATGATGATTAAGCAAAACCGGCGTGACTTTATCAAATTATCGGCCGCTTCCCTGGCAACAGGCATATGCCTGAGCCCGCTCTCCCTGCTATCGGCAAAACCCCTCCCGGCAGACAAATCCCGGCTTTTCACTAAGGTTATTCCCGCTACGGGAGAAAAACTCCCGGCCATAGGCATGGGGAGCTGGATGACCTTTAATGTCGGCCAGGATCAAGGGGCCAGGCAAAATTGCCAGCAGATCCTAAGGGCATTTTTTAACGGCGGCGGCACCCTGATAGACTCCTCCCCTATGTACGGCTCTTCCGAGGAAGTGATTGGTTATTGCCTGGAACAACTAAACCGGCAAAACAAGCACTTTTCGGCGACTAAAGTCTGGACCCCTTTTCAATCCAGCGGGGTAAGACAAATACATGATTCACAGCAGTTGTGGGGGGTGGATAAAATAGACCTGATGCAAGTCCACAACCTGCTGTCCTGGGAAAAGCACCTGGAGAGTTTAGAACAATTAAAACAAGAGGGACAAATAAAATATATCGGCATCACCACCTCCCACGGCCGCCGCCACGAGCAGATGGAAAAAATCATGCAAACCAGGGAGCTGGATTTTATCCAGCTGACCTACAATGTCCTTGACCGGGAAGCCGAATCCCGGTTATTGCCGCTGGCACGGGAAAAAGGCATAGCAGTGATCGCCAACCGCCCTTTCCAGCGCAAAGCATTATTTCACCGCGTCCAGGGAAAAACTTTGCCCGCATCCGCCCAGGCAATAGATTGCCATCACTGGGCGCAATATTTCCTGAAGTTTATCATCTCCCACCCGGATATCAGCTGTGCCATCCCCGCCACCAGCCAGGTGGCGCATATGCAGGAAAATATGGCGGCGCTCAGGGGCGCCATGCCGGATGAAAAATTCAGGGCAAAAATGCTCAATGACATACAGGGCATCTGA
- a CDS encoding sporulation protein, producing MSFFNKVLGAVGIGAAKVDTQLANTEIEPGGEVCGIVKITGGKTEQNINKIDLDLLCNYTVEIEREDSEGNSETITEVRQHILDRFKIEETFTITPGEVKEIPFAFTLSEDAPLTVGHSKTWIDTNLDIEMALDKSDKDYLQVVPSHLQLAVIHALEAIGFKLYEADCEGIESATFSRLPFVQELEFKTISGDFHKKLDEVEVVFFPRGEQLEIIFEIDRKARGFMGFFKEALDLDESNARMVISEQDLDSLAEDIYDIINSNC from the coding sequence ATGTCATTTTTTAACAAAGTCCTTGGCGCCGTCGGCATAGGCGCGGCCAAAGTAGATACCCAGCTGGCAAACACTGAGATTGAACCGGGGGGAGAAGTTTGTGGCATAGTCAAAATCACCGGCGGTAAAACCGAGCAAAATATCAATAAAATCGATTTAGACCTGCTGTGTAACTACACGGTGGAAATCGAGCGGGAAGACTCAGAAGGCAACAGTGAAACCATCACAGAAGTCAGACAGCACATCTTGGATCGCTTTAAAATAGAAGAGACCTTCACGATTACCCCGGGCGAAGTGAAAGAGATCCCTTTTGCTTTTACCTTATCTGAAGATGCCCCGCTGACGGTCGGCCATTCAAAGACCTGGATAGACACTAACCTGGATATAGAAATGGCCCTGGATAAATCCGATAAAGATTATCTGCAGGTTGTGCCAAGCCATTTGCAGCTGGCGGTGATCCATGCCCTGGAAGCCATTGGTTTTAAACTTTATGAGGCCGACTGTGAAGGTATCGAATCAGCCACTTTCTCCCGGTTACCTTTTGTACAAGAGCTGGAATTTAAAACCATTTCCGGGGATTTCCATAAAAAACTCGATGAAGTGGAAGTGGTCTTTTTCCCACGGGGCGAGCAACTGGAAATTATTTTTGAAATTGACCGCAAAGCCAGGGGCTTTATGGGCTTTTTCAAAGAAGCCCTGGATCTGGATGAATCCAATGCCCGCATGGTGATAAGCGAGCAAGACCTGGACTCCCTCGCCGAAGATATCTACGATATCATCAATAGCAACTGCTGA
- a CDS encoding metallophosphoesterase: protein MLKQLLFILILCPALYLYGCNDDGKESTANETLCLQDQLAFDPAIFQQNGFHLFVIGDTGTGDANQQSAAALLEGYHLNYPLDGIIHTGDIFYPNGLDSADDDNAYSKFTSVYQGLSPLPWYFVAGNHDHDGSIQALISFAAGFESLHYPEPYYLKSLSKPDLNWQVNLLATDTTPFTFGLVQTGQLAWLQNQLSARENQLNLVIGHHPIFSRGKYDGTEELQGSFYQLLKQYRVPLYLSGHDHNLQLLPRREGTAFLISGGGGAPVHGISCGENLYGDKSHGGFGLFISQESMYVIPVTPDGPRHMFSLPLEQVADN, encoded by the coding sequence ATGCTAAAGCAACTCCTGTTCATCCTTATCCTTTGCCCTGCCCTTTACCTGTACGGCTGTAACGACGACGGCAAAGAAAGTACGGCAAATGAAACACTATGCCTGCAAGATCAGCTTGCCTTTGACCCGGCGATCTTCCAGCAAAACGGCTTTCATCTTTTTGTCATCGGCGATACCGGCACCGGAGATGCCAACCAGCAAAGTGCTGCCGCACTTTTAGAGGGTTACCACCTGAACTATCCGCTGGACGGCATTATCCATACCGGAGATATTTTCTACCCGAACGGCCTGGACAGCGCTGACGATGATAATGCTTATAGTAAATTTACTTCTGTTTATCAGGGGCTTTCCCCCCTTCCCTGGTATTTCGTGGCAGGCAACCATGACCATGACGGCAGTATCCAGGCGTTAATCTCCTTCGCCGCCGGGTTTGAATCCCTGCATTACCCCGAGCCCTATTATCTCAAATCCCTGTCCAAGCCCGATCTCAACTGGCAAGTTAACCTGCTGGCGACAGATACCACACCTTTCACCTTTGGCCTGGTACAGACAGGGCAGTTGGCCTGGCTGCAAAACCAGCTTAGCGCCCGGGAAAATCAGCTCAACCTGGTGATCGGCCATCATCCCATTTTTTCCCGCGGCAAGTATGACGGCACCGAAGAGTTACAGGGCAGTTTTTACCAGTTGCTCAAGCAGTACCGGGTGCCTCTATATTTATCCGGTCATGACCACAACCTGCAACTGTTACCCCGCCGGGAGGGCACGGCTTTTTTAATCAGCGGCGGCGGCGGAGCGCCTGTGCACGGGATTTCCTGCGGTGAGAATCTTTATGGCGATAAAAGCCACGGCGGCTTTGGCTTGTTTATCAGTCAGGAGAGCATGTATGTGATCCCGGTAACCCCGGATGGACCCAGACACATGTTCTCCCTGCCACTAGAACAGGTAGCGGACAATTAA
- a CDS encoding sulfotransferase, giving the protein MQDKIFIIGLPRTATTSVCLAMLNLGFKTAHTAYTRAAMTQAQVIADTPVFCDYRQLDLDYPGAKFIYLTREPELWLPSIRQLLKRMYVNLQRSDGGFNPTLKRCYNRVFHPLTQENLDRDDFLLGCYQRHQQDILEYFRGREQDLLMLDVSEQESFSRLLAFLNVIPGEGLEQGFDRINIGGKVTAWNKVRHPLKIEATQGGKIDKVA; this is encoded by the coding sequence ATGCAAGATAAAATTTTTATTATCGGTTTGCCGAGAACCGCCACCACCAGTGTTTGCCTGGCGATGTTAAACCTGGGGTTTAAAACCGCCCATACCGCCTATACCCGTGCGGCGATGACGCAGGCGCAGGTGATTGCCGATACCCCGGTTTTTTGCGATTACCGGCAGCTGGATCTTGATTATCCCGGGGCTAAGTTTATTTACTTAACACGCGAGCCAGAGTTATGGCTGCCTTCTATCCGCCAGTTACTCAAACGTATGTATGTCAATTTACAGCGCAGTGACGGCGGTTTTAATCCGACTTTAAAGCGTTGCTATAACCGGGTGTTTCATCCGTTAACGCAGGAAAACCTTGACCGGGATGACTTTTTGCTGGGGTGTTACCAGCGCCACCAGCAAGATATTCTCGAATATTTCCGGGGCAGGGAGCAAGACTTACTGATGCTGGATGTCAGTGAACAAGAGAGTTTTTCCCGGTTATTGGCGTTTTTAAATGTTATTCCGGGTGAAGGTCTCGAGCAGGGGTTTGATCGTATCAATATCGGCGGCAAGGTGACCGCCTGGAATAAGGTCCGCCATCCCCTTAAGATAGAAGCCACCCAGGGCGGGAAAATAGATAAAGTAGCCTAA
- a CDS encoding TetR/AcrR family transcriptional regulator, giving the protein MKTEINSKKLALIQTAMKLFYRKGIHAVGINEVLKVSGIAKKTLYHHFSSKDDLILACLHYREQLFIDWFKQQLDAVPAGKAAILAIFDALDSWFNNRSPAMGEFNGCFFINASAEYGREDSLIYAACQQHKSHVRAIIKPHVDAFEADENKSNQLTDSLCLLKEGAITTAKVQAKLSAARDIKPLAASLINHPLRQANI; this is encoded by the coding sequence ATGAAAACCGAAATAAACAGTAAAAAGCTGGCATTAATCCAAACCGCCATGAAGCTTTTTTACCGCAAGGGCATACATGCCGTGGGCATCAATGAAGTCCTTAAAGTATCCGGTATCGCCAAAAAAACCCTTTATCATCACTTTTCATCAAAAGACGATTTAATTCTCGCCTGCCTGCATTACCGGGAGCAACTTTTTATTGATTGGTTCAAGCAGCAACTCGATGCTGTTCCCGCCGGAAAAGCGGCGATCCTCGCAATATTTGACGCCCTTGACAGCTGGTTTAACAACCGCAGCCCGGCCATGGGCGAGTTCAACGGCTGTTTTTTTATCAATGCCAGCGCCGAATACGGCCGGGAAGATTCATTGATTTATGCCGCCTGCCAGCAACATAAAAGCCATGTCCGCGCGATAATCAAACCCCATGTCGATGCCTTTGAGGCCGATGAAAACAAAAGCAACCAGCTCACGGACAGCCTTTGCCTCCTCAAAGAAGGGGCGATCACTACCGCTAAGGTACAGGCCAAATTAAGCGCTGCCCGGGATATTAAACCCCTGGCCGCCTCATTAATTAACCACCCGCTCCGACAAGCTAACATTTAA
- a CDS encoding methyl-accepting chemotaxis protein: MSSPSIKQKFQLLSGLVVITICSLGWLSQYTATSIHRLGEIKNQVARIENSMLMLRRHEKDFLARKALKYHTRFADNLGTLNNQLGRLIPELSANNMETDQARQISRFIQEYNKHFNALVSVQQKIGLHAKDALYGNLRDAVHQAENAINTLKDQALLAGMLTLRRHEKDFLLRLDGKYADKLADASQTLLAQIASSRHKKQSKQALTQYINSYQQNFNALFIASKNKGLDSNSGILGQMRETVHKTEGLLQRLSRDSEQALLTKEQALFRLNLLLSLLLFTAIITMIFFIARSITRPVAQMLTAVDDLRDGDGDLTYRLPDFGRDEIGKTARSINGFIEKIQGVLAEILETAQAMKNASQEVSITAQTLSQNSSNLAISVEQTSSSLEQMNTTITQNAGNARLTNTTATEAAEQANKGETAMQETLSAMKSITDKIALIEDIAYKTNLLALNAAIEAARAGSHGRGFAVVAEEVRKLAERSQSSAQEISKLAASSAEVAENAGKLISNSIPNIQKTADLVVEITSASEEQTSGAHQISLAMDQVNNSSQQTASASEELASTAEEMSAQVNSLVASIAFFKLDHNQD, encoded by the coding sequence ATGTCATCACCGAGCATCAAGCAAAAATTTCAATTGCTATCGGGTTTAGTCGTTATCACCATCTGCTCTCTTGGCTGGCTAAGCCAGTATACCGCCACCAGCATCCACCGGCTCGGAGAAATAAAAAACCAGGTAGCGCGCATCGAAAATAGCATGTTAATGTTGCGCCGCCATGAAAAAGACTTTCTCGCAAGAAAGGCATTGAAATACCACACCCGCTTTGCTGATAACCTGGGAACCCTCAATAATCAGCTGGGGCGACTTATTCCCGAATTAAGCGCCAATAACATGGAAACTGATCAAGCCAGGCAGATCAGCCGCTTTATTCAAGAATATAACAAGCACTTTAACGCTTTAGTCTCGGTCCAGCAAAAAATTGGTTTACACGCCAAAGATGCCTTGTACGGCAACCTGCGAGATGCCGTGCACCAGGCTGAAAACGCCATCAATACCTTAAAAGATCAGGCTTTACTCGCCGGTATGCTTACCTTGCGGCGCCATGAAAAAGACTTTCTGTTACGACTTGATGGCAAATATGCCGATAAACTGGCAGACGCCAGCCAGACCTTGCTTGCCCAAATAGCAAGCAGCCGGCATAAAAAGCAAAGCAAACAAGCATTAACACAATATATCAACAGCTATCAGCAAAACTTTAACGCCTTATTTATCGCCAGCAAAAACAAAGGGCTCGACAGTAACTCCGGCATACTGGGTCAAATGCGCGAAACCGTGCATAAAACCGAAGGCCTGCTGCAGCGCCTGAGCCGGGACAGTGAACAGGCACTGTTAACGAAAGAGCAAGCCCTGTTCAGGCTCAACCTGTTACTTTCCCTGCTGTTATTTACCGCGATAATAACCATGATCTTTTTCATTGCCCGCTCTATTACCCGCCCGGTGGCACAAATGTTGACGGCGGTTGATGATTTACGTGATGGCGACGGCGATCTCACCTACCGCCTGCCGGACTTTGGCCGGGATGAAATAGGAAAAACCGCCCGCTCGATAAACGGTTTTATTGAGAAAATCCAGGGAGTATTGGCCGAAATTCTTGAAACCGCCCAGGCCATGAAAAACGCTTCCCAGGAAGTCAGTATCACCGCCCAGACCCTGAGCCAGAACTCTTCAAACTTAGCGATCAGCGTCGAACAAACCAGCTCATCACTGGAGCAGATGAATACCACCATCACGCAAAATGCCGGCAATGCCAGGCTGACCAACACCACGGCAACAGAAGCAGCCGAGCAGGCAAATAAAGGTGAAACCGCGATGCAGGAAACCTTATCCGCCATGAAAAGCATTACCGATAAAATCGCCTTAATCGAAGATATCGCCTACAAAACCAATTTACTGGCATTAAATGCCGCCATAGAAGCCGCCCGGGCCGGCAGCCATGGCAGGGGATTTGCTGTCGTGGCCGAAGAAGTGCGGAAACTGGCGGAGCGCAGTCAAAGCTCGGCCCAGGAGATTAGTAAGTTGGCCGCTAGCAGTGCTGAAGTGGCGGAAAATGCCGGCAAGCTGATCAGCAACAGCATACCCAATATTCAAAAAACCGCCGATCTGGTGGTGGAAATCACCTCCGCCTCGGAAGAGCAAACCAGCGGCGCCCACCAAATCAGTTTAGCCATGGATCAGGTGAACAACAGCTCACAGCAAACCGCCTCGGCTTCGGAAGAACTTGCCAGTACCGCCGAAGAAATGTCGGCCCAGGTCAACAGCCTGGTGGCGTCCATTGCCTTTTTCAAGCTGGACCATAACCAGGACTGA